A single Fusobacterium hominis DNA region contains:
- a CDS encoding flavodoxin family protein, protein MNTLITYATLTGNTKKVAQSIYDIVKDNKQIICLNENKNIDTNNFDTIIIGYWVDKGHMDNVSKKFLKNLKNKNIALFGTLGADPNSDHGKNVQAKVNKLCSENNNCIGSFLCQGKVDPKLVEKMGKFPLNLVHPLTPERLARIEEASKHPNHDDLEKAQKYFLQILD, encoded by the coding sequence ATGAATACTCTTATTACGTATGCAACTTTAACTGGAAATACTAAAAAAGTTGCTCAAAGTATCTACGATATTGTTAAAGATAACAAACAAATTATCTGTCTTAATGAAAATAAAAATATTGATACTAATAATTTTGATACTATTATTATAGGATATTGGGTAGATAAGGGACATATGGATAATGTATCTAAAAAATTTCTTAAAAACTTAAAAAATAAAAACATTGCTCTCTTTGGAACATTAGGAGCAGATCCAAACTCAGACCATGGAAAAAATGTTCAAGCTAAAGTTAATAAACTTTGTTCTGAAAATAATAACTGTATTGGAAGTTTTCTATGCCAAGGTAAAGTTGATCCAAAATTAGTGGAAAAAATGGGAAAATTTCCTCTAAATCTTGTACATCCTTTAACTCCTGAAAGACTTGCTAGAATTGAAGAAGCTAGTAAACATCCTAATCATGACGATTTAGAAAAAGCTCAAAAATATTTTTTACAAATACTTGATTAG
- a CDS encoding FecCD family ABC transporter permease, which translates to MNKLLPIFLIIGIAIFILIAIPLGSVHVPIEYIFHPQNAPEYMKLIIFNLRLPRIIMSLLIGMMLASSGAVVQTVFQNPLADPYIIGISASATFGAVIAFVLGLPDFMYGVIAFFMCLASTFFIFKMAKKGNKINVTTLLIIGVAVSSFLGAFTSFSMYLIGEDSFKITMWMMGYLGNATWSHIKFITIPLILSITYFYFKRHQLDALLSGDEEAHSLGVDVNKLKIKMLAVTALIVAFSVAFSGMIGFVGLIIPHTIRMIVGPSNSKMLPSTILAGGLFLMICDTIGRVALAPVEIPLGVITAFFGAPFFLYLALKNKKGEF; encoded by the coding sequence ATGAATAAACTTTTACCTATTTTTCTTATTATAGGGATTGCTATATTTATATTAATAGCTATTCCTTTAGGAAGTGTTCATGTACCTATAGAATACATATTTCATCCACAAAATGCACCAGAATACATGAAACTTATTATTTTTAATTTAAGACTTCCTAGAATTATTATGTCACTTTTAATAGGAATGATGCTTGCATCTAGTGGTGCTGTTGTACAAACAGTATTTCAAAATCCACTTGCAGATCCATATATTATTGGAATATCAGCTAGTGCTACATTTGGAGCTGTTATAGCTTTCGTATTGGGATTGCCTGATTTTATGTACGGTGTAATTGCTTTTTTTATGTGTCTTGCAAGTACATTTTTTATTTTTAAAATGGCTAAAAAAGGAAATAAAATAAATGTAACAACCCTTCTTATAATAGGTGTAGCTGTTTCTTCTTTTTTAGGGGCTTTCACCTCTTTTTCAATGTACCTTATTGGAGAAGATTCATTTAAAATAACAATGTGGATGATGGGATATCTTGGTAATGCCACTTGGTCACATATAAAATTTATAACTATTCCACTTATTTTGTCTATAACATATTTTTATTTTAAAAGACATCAATTAGACGCTTTACTATCAGGTGATGAAGAAGCTCATTCATTAGGAGTTGATGTAAATAAATTGAAAATTAAAATGCTTGCTGTAACAGCTTTAATTGTAGCTTTTTCAGTAGCTTTTTCTGGAATGATAGGTTTTGTTGGTCTTATTATTCCTCATACTATTAGAATGATTGTAGGCCCTTCAAATAGTAAAATGCTTCCAAGTACGATTCTAGCAGGAGGTTTATTCTTAATGATTTGTGATACAATAGGAAGAGTAGCTCTAGCCCCTGTTGAAATTCCTCTAGGAGTTATTACCGCATTTTTTGGAGCTCCGTTCTTTTTGTATTTAGCTTTAAAAAATAAAAAAGGTGAATTCTAA
- a CDS encoding ABC transporter substrate-binding protein, which translates to MKKIIWFIFLLISCVTNALTIEGNKIKDELGNTVPIKSYNRIVILDPGVVETFYMIGAESKIAAIGTGTRTKIYPEDKTSHLKNIGHMVNLDFENVLACNPDLVILNPMGTKTQAKLQEFKIPVLVNSARSFSDIINNIEIYGKLTGCEKNASLLINETQNRLALLKDKIKNKPLNLKGTILYSTSPLMGFKSDSLPGEILNFLEIKNITEGLKGEKPILSQEFVLQENPDFLAGAMMIKNANNILKDNPVLIQTKAGKNKNVFLIDSTKTLRGSPRIFQALEELYIQLDSVNKEK; encoded by the coding sequence ATGAAAAAAATAATTTGGTTTATTTTTTTACTAATTTCTTGTGTTACTAATGCTCTTACTATTGAAGGTAATAAAATAAAAGATGAATTAGGAAACACTGTTCCAATTAAATCATATAATAGAATTGTTATTTTAGATCCTGGTGTAGTTGAAACATTTTATATGATAGGAGCAGAATCTAAAATTGCTGCTATTGGCACAGGTACTAGAACTAAAATTTATCCAGAAGATAAAACATCACATTTAAAAAATATAGGTCATATGGTAAATTTAGATTTTGAAAATGTACTTGCTTGTAATCCTGACCTTGTTATATTAAATCCTATGGGAACTAAAACACAAGCTAAATTACAAGAGTTTAAAATTCCTGTGCTTGTAAATAGTGCACGTAGTTTTTCAGATATAATTAATAATATTGAAATTTATGGAAAATTGACTGGATGTGAAAAAAATGCTAGTTTACTCATAAATGAAACTCAAAATAGATTAGCATTACTAAAAGATAAAATCAAAAATAAACCTCTTAATTTAAAAGGAACTATACTTTATTCTACTTCTCCTTTAATGGGATTTAAAAGTGACTCCCTCCCTGGTGAAATTCTAAATTTTTTAGAAATAAAAAATATTACTGAAGGTTTAAAAGGAGAAAAACCAATTCTTTCTCAAGAATTTGTACTACAAGAAAATCCAGATTTTTTAGCTGGTGCTATGATGATTAAAAATGCAAATAATATTTTAAAAGATAACCCTGTTTTAATTCAAACAAAAGCAGGAAAAAATAAAAATGTATTCCTTATTGATTCAACTAAAACTTTGAGAGGATCTCCAAGAATATTTCAAGCTTTAGAGGAGTTGTATATTCAATTAGACAGTGTAAACAAAGAAAAATAA
- a CDS encoding coproporphyrinogen-III oxidase family protein: MFEIRYKSHHDVKNIITKLIPNKMVTPFSFNRVMKQKPKDSTADIYVHTPYCDTICSFCNMNRKKVDNNLDSYVQYLCKEFEKYKNRKYVQEKTIDTIFFGGGTPTIYSASQLETILSSLKNNFNISKNCEFTFESTLHNLTPEKLCIMEKYGVNRISIGVQTFSDRGRKLLNRTFDQKEVINRLKDIKKSYSGLICIDIIYNYLDETIEEVTKDAEIAIELGIDSISFYSLMIHKGSKISKDLENNKLSFDYHIRRDKELHNKFLEVTLNNGFSLLELTKITNGKDTYGYIQNINSCKDLIAIGVGAGGRVDNIEYYNMNKLISFYSQDSDFSYKAKKLSGLLQYPKVNLTEIRELTGDDIYPSILGILQECEREDFLEFFENSFKYTVDGIFWGNTIAAAIITKMIEEYKGEN; this comes from the coding sequence ATGTTCGAAATTAGATATAAATCTCATCATGATGTAAAAAATATTATTACAAAACTTATTCCAAATAAAATGGTAACTCCATTTTCTTTTAATCGTGTAATGAAACAAAAACCTAAGGACTCTACAGCTGATATTTATGTACATACTCCATACTGTGACACTATTTGTTCTTTTTGTAATATGAACAGAAAAAAAGTAGATAACAATTTAGATAGCTATGTACAATATCTATGTAAAGAATTTGAGAAATATAAAAATAGAAAATATGTCCAAGAAAAAACTATCGATACAATATTCTTTGGTGGAGGAACTCCTACTATATATAGTGCATCTCAACTCGAAACTATTCTTTCTTCACTTAAAAACAATTTTAATATATCAAAAAATTGTGAATTTACTTTTGAATCTACTCTTCATAATTTAACTCCAGAAAAACTTTGTATAATGGAAAAATATGGTGTGAATAGAATCAGTATTGGAGTTCAAACATTTTCAGATAGAGGACGTAAATTATTAAATAGAACTTTTGATCAAAAAGAAGTTATCAATAGATTAAAAGATATAAAAAAATCTTATAGTGGTCTTATCTGTATTGATATAATTTATAACTATCTTGATGAGACAATTGAAGAAGTTACAAAAGATGCAGAAATTGCAATTGAGTTAGGTATAGATAGCATCAGTTTTTACTCATTAATGATACACAAAGGTTCTAAAATATCAAAAGATCTAGAAAATAATAAATTATCTTTTGATTATCACATAAGAAGAGATAAAGAACTTCATAATAAATTTTTAGAAGTAACATTAAATAATGGTTTTTCTCTTCTTGAATTGACAAAGATAACAAATGGAAAAGATACTTATGGATATATTCAAAATATTAACTCATGTAAAGATCTAATAGCTATTGGAGTTGGGGCAGGAGGAAGAGTAGATAATATTGAATATTATAATATGAATAAACTAATTTCTTTTTATTCTCAAGATAGTGATTTTTCATATAAAGCGAAAAAACTCTCTGGATTATTACAATATCCAAAAGTTAATTTAACTGAAATTAGAGAACTCACTGGTGATGATATCTATCCTAGCATTCTAGGTATTCTACAAGAATGCGAAAGAGAGGACTTCTTAGAATTTTTTGAAAACTCTTTTAAATATACTGTTGACGGAATATTTTGGGGAAATACTATTGCTGCAGCTATTATTACTAAAATGATAGAAGAATATAAGGGGGAAAATTAA
- a CDS encoding ABC transporter ATP-binding protein — protein sequence MNIINIHDLYFSYGDKNILNGISVGFKKNKITGILGPNGCGKSTLLKNILGYLKYTSGQIELDNIDIKKLTQKEKAKRISFVPQKSQLMSDMTVHDFVLMGRLPHLNNSWDGYSKKDHELVTQYLQELDLDKFINRKAPTLSGGEFQRVLLARALVQDTDIILLDEPTSALDLNHALDLMAKLKENMDKKNLTAIVVLHDLNLAGMFCDEIIMIKDGKVFTTGTPIETLTKDNLKKIYNLDCEILYTSENTPYIIPKLKGGKNI from the coding sequence ATGAACATTATAAATATACATGATCTTTATTTTTCTTATGGAGATAAAAATATATTAAATGGAATTTCTGTGGGGTTTAAAAAAAATAAAATAACTGGTATTTTAGGTCCTAATGGCTGTGGAAAATCAACTCTACTTAAAAATATATTAGGCTATTTAAAATATACTTCTGGGCAAATAGAACTCGATAATATAGATATTAAAAAACTAACTCAAAAAGAAAAAGCAAAACGGATATCTTTTGTTCCACAAAAATCACAACTTATGTCAGATATGACTGTGCATGATTTTGTATTGATGGGAAGATTACCTCATCTTAATAATAGTTGGGACGGATACTCTAAAAAAGATCATGAACTAGTTACACAATATTTACAAGAACTTGATCTAGATAAATTTATTAATAGAAAAGCTCCTACTCTTTCTGGAGGAGAATTTCAAAGAGTTTTATTAGCAAGAGCACTGGTTCAAGATACTGATATTATCTTACTTGACGAACCTACATCAGCTCTTGACTTAAATCATGCTCTTGATTTAATGGCAAAATTAAAAGAAAATATGGATAAAAAAAATCTTACTGCTATAGTAGTTTTACACGATTTAAATCTTGCTGGAATGTTTTGTGATGAAATTATTATGATAAAAGATGGAAAAGTTTTTACTACAGGAACGCCTATTGAAACTCTTACAAAAGATAACCTAAAAAAAATCTATAATCTAGATTGTGAAATTTTGTATACTAGTGAAAATACTCCATATATAATTCCTAAATTAAAAGGAGGCAAAAATATATGA
- the gloA2 gene encoding SMU1112c/YaeR family gloxylase I-like metalloprotein, producing MINIKKIHHIAIITSDYNSSKLFYSEILGFKILKETYRSNRNSYKLDLLTEGGIQIELFSFPNPPERLTNPEATGLRHLAFQVEDIEKSVSYLTSKGISVEPVRIDEITGKKFTFFRDPDNLPLELYEE from the coding sequence ATGATCAACATCAAAAAAATTCATCATATTGCGATTATCACATCAGACTATAATAGTTCTAAACTATTTTATAGTGAAATACTTGGATTTAAAATTTTAAAAGAAACATATCGAAGTAATAGGAATTCATATAAGCTTGATCTTCTTACTGAAGGGGGAATACAAATTGAACTTTTCTCTTTTCCAAATCCTCCTGAACGTCTAACAAATCCTGAAGCAACAGGACTTAGACATCTAGCTTTTCAGGTTGAAGATATAGAAAAGAGTGTAAGTTATCTTACTTCAAAAGGAATTTCTGTTGAACCTGTGCGAATTGATGAGATTACTGGAAAGAAATTTACTTTTTTTAGAGATCCCGACAATTTACCACTTGAGTTGTATGAAGAATAG
- a CDS encoding MgtC/SapB family protein, which translates to MVGFVSELSMQSIATRVLLAIVIGGIIGYERGANNRPAGFRTHILVCLGATIVSLIQDHLRINILDYAMNHPEAAKVIKTDLGRIGAQVVSGIGFLGAGTIIREKRSIAGLTTAASIWVTGCIGLGIGWGFYTMSIIGGISVLIILVTFKRVEVVLIDRKITKNFSIYYKDNFYLSDDLSKTYEILKNHNIKVKNLKKYPNENKIEYTVIMPKTLNQIELTAELTALKNVLEIKDF; encoded by the coding sequence ATGGTCGGTTTTGTTTCAGAACTTTCTATGCAAAGTATTGCAACTAGAGTATTATTAGCTATTGTAATTGGTGGTATAATTGGATATGAAAGAGGAGCTAACAATAGACCTGCTGGGTTTAGAACGCATATATTAGTGTGTCTAGGAGCTACTATTGTTTCTCTTATACAAGATCATCTCCGTATAAATATTTTAGATTATGCAATGAATCATCCAGAAGCTGCAAAAGTTATAAAAACAGATTTAGGAAGAATAGGAGCACAAGTAGTTAGTGGTATTGGATTTTTAGGTGCAGGAACTATTATAAGAGAAAAAAGAAGTATTGCTGGACTTACTACTGCTGCATCTATATGGGTAACTGGTTGTATAGGACTTGGAATTGGTTGGGGATTTTATACTATGAGTATTATTGGTGGAATTTCTGTTCTTATAATACTTGTAACTTTTAAACGTGTAGAGGTTGTTTTAATAGATAGAAAAATCACTAAAAATTTTAGTATTTATTATAAAGATAATTTTTATCTAAGTGATGATCTATCAAAAACTTATGAAATTCTAAAAAATCACAATATAAAAGTTAAAAATTTAAAAAAATATCCCAATGAAAATAAAATTGAATATACAGTAATAATGCCTAAAACTTTAAATCAAATTGAACTTACTGCTGAATTAACTGCACTAAAAAATGTCCTTGAAATTAAGGATTTCTAA
- a CDS encoding glucose 1-dehydrogenase produces MSIKEMYDLTGKVAIVTGAGSGIGKASALKLAEAGADVVCADLDEKNALETVKEIEALGKRGLVVKCNVTVEQDLINLVDTTVKTFGKINILVNVAGGGGAGREEISTLTLEYIVKTFTLNVFSMIMLIKLCAPHMKAAKYGSIINISSMAADMVSHDMIIYGSSKASVNQMTKYAAFDLGPEIRVNAIGPGAIKTHALATVLTPEIEKKMLAKTPLDRLGAPDDIAMGVLYFASPASGWTNGQVMYINGGGIQELD; encoded by the coding sequence ATGTCAATTAAAGAAATGTATGATTTAACTGGGAAAGTAGCAATTGTTACTGGTGCTGGAAGTGGTATTGGAAAAGCTAGTGCATTAAAACTTGCTGAAGCTGGAGCAGATGTAGTCTGTGCAGATCTAGATGAAAAAAACGCTCTTGAAACTGTAAAAGAAATTGAAGCTCTTGGGAAAAGAGGATTAGTTGTTAAATGTAATGTTACTGTTGAACAAGATCTTATCAACTTAGTAGACACTACTGTTAAAACTTTTGGAAAAATTAATATTCTTGTAAACGTAGCTGGTGGAGGTGGAGCAGGAAGAGAAGAAATCTCAACTCTGACTCTAGAATATATCGTTAAAACATTTACTTTAAATGTATTTAGTATGATAATGCTTATTAAATTATGTGCACCTCATATGAAAGCTGCTAAATATGGTTCTATAATCAACATTAGTTCTATGGCTGCTGACATGGTAAGTCATGATATGATTATCTATGGAAGTTCAAAAGCTAGTGTTAACCAAATGACTAAATATGCAGCATTTGACTTAGGACCTGAAATTAGAGTTAATGCAATAGGGCCAGGAGCTATTAAAACTCACGCTCTAGCAACTGTTTTAACTCCTGAAATTGAAAAGAAAATGTTAGCAAAAACTCCACTTGATAGACTTGGAGCTCCTGATGATATAGCTATGGGAGTACTTTATTTTGCAAGTCCTGCATCAGGATGGACAAATGGACAAGTTATGTATATCAACGGTGGAGGAATACAAGAACTAGATTAA
- a CDS encoding response regulator transcription factor, with amino-acid sequence MDKKILIIDDEVHILELLKLNLEIYGYEVVTSESGEKVMDLIKDVNPDLILLDLMLPGLNGIDICKQIRNNPDLNRIRIVILSAKSEEIDKIVCLEIGADDYVTKPFSLRELIARVGAVFRRMDPSYCTEKIEDSNENNSDDLIFYKDLKIDTKNNIIYKNNNALDFTSKEFKLFLYLLQNKGTVITREKIFEHVWNYENNQSRSLDVHIRKIRIKLEDKNNSYIETVRGIGYIIPKE; translated from the coding sequence ATGGATAAAAAAATCTTAATTATCGATGATGAAGTTCATATTTTAGAACTACTAAAACTAAATTTAGAAATTTATGGATATGAAGTTGTTACTTCTGAATCGGGAGAAAAAGTTATGGATTTAATAAAAGATGTAAATCCCGATCTTATCTTACTAGATCTTATGCTCCCTGGACTAAATGGAATAGATATTTGCAAACAAATACGTAATAATCCAGATTTAAATAGAATAAGAATTGTCATTTTAAGTGCAAAGTCTGAAGAAATAGATAAAATTGTGTGTTTAGAAATTGGGGCTGACGATTACGTAACTAAACCTTTTAGTTTAAGAGAACTTATAGCTAGAGTAGGAGCTGTATTTAGAAGAATGGATCCTAGTTATTGTACTGAAAAAATAGAGGATTCTAATGAAAATAATAGTGATGATCTTATATTTTATAAAGATCTAAAAATAGATACCAAAAATAATATAATCTATAAAAATAACAATGCTTTAGATTTTACATCAAAAGAGTTTAAATTATTTTTATATCTATTACAAAATAAAGGTACTGTTATAACCAGAGAAAAAATTTTTGAACATGTATGGAACTATGAAAATAATCAATCTCGGTCTTTAGATGTTCACATAAGAAAAATACGTATTAAGTTAGAGGATAAAAATAATTCATATATAGAAACAGTACGTGGTATTGGATATATTATCCCAAAGGAGTAA